One window of Paludibacter propionicigenes WB4 genomic DNA carries:
- a CDS encoding YtxH domain-containing protein encodes MSTGKVVLGVIAGAATGALLGILFAPAKGAVTRRSILRKGEREVDALKDKFSDFVDSITERFEKVKDDVTDLIDDVESKVEEVEKEQKASKK; translated from the coding sequence ATGAGTACAGGAAAAGTAGTATTAGGCGTAATTGCCGGCGCAGCCACCGGAGCTTTATTAGGAATCTTATTTGCCCCTGCAAAAGGTGCAGTAACACGTAGGTCAATTCTCCGTAAAGGTGAACGCGAAGTGGATGCATTGAAAGACAAATTCAGTGATTTTGTTGACAGCATCACCGAACGATTCGAGAAAGTGAAAGATGATGTTACTGATTTGATTGACGACGTAGAGTCAAAAGTTGAAGAGGTAGAGAAAGAGCAGAAAGCTTCAAAAAAGTGA
- a CDS encoding porin family protein — MKKNLFTILACIFMANTMNAQDTNSSDQIHIGLKAGGNYSNIYDTKGEKYNADGKIGLATGVFLSIPIGTYLGIQPEVLFSQKGFTATSSVLGADVKLTRTTNYIDVPIFLAIKPSEMITILVGPQYSYLIKQNDKLTNPITNIEVNQDFDTDNVRKNTLCLVGGLDFNLNNLVLGARIGMDMYNNNGDGTSTTPRYKNVWAQATVGFRL, encoded by the coding sequence ATGAAAAAGAATCTTTTTACAATATTAGCATGCATTTTCATGGCTAATACAATGAATGCTCAGGATACAAATTCGAGCGATCAAATACACATTGGGTTAAAAGCCGGTGGTAATTACTCAAACATATATGACACAAAAGGCGAGAAATACAATGCCGATGGCAAAATAGGCCTTGCAACAGGTGTCTTCCTTAGTATCCCAATCGGTACATACCTGGGTATTCAACCTGAAGTATTGTTTTCGCAAAAAGGATTTACAGCAACAAGTAGTGTGTTGGGCGCTGATGTTAAGTTGACACGTACCACAAACTATATCGATGTTCCGATATTTTTGGCCATTAAACCAAGCGAAATGATAACCATTCTTGTGGGACCACAGTACTCGTACCTGATCAAACAAAATGACAAGCTCACCAATCCGATTACAAACATTGAAGTTAATCAGGATTTTGACACAGATAATGTTCGTAAGAATACCTTGTGTCTGGTAGGCGGATTAGATTTTAATCTCAATAATTTAGTGCTGGGAGCCAGAATTGGGATGGATATGTACAACAACAATGGAGATGGAACTTCAACAACTCCACGTTACAAAAACGTTTGGGCTCAAGCTACCGTTGGTTTCAGATTATAA
- a CDS encoding YkgJ family cysteine cluster protein → MQNTILKLSDELPLTCSRAGNCCHGNKVLLNPWELACLAYEKKISASEFRNSYTEWCGVRLLFNGAVGYNGKQACAQYAEGTGCSIHIARPLACRLFPLGRQIQNGETVYMHQGGTFPCLEGCNEVLNLPYCSVTEYLVGQQTERWEVAQNTYLELVQQLADIAFELLLDSGLAASGDKKTLQQWRVMANETPEQLAERMGEKWLDLLTIPNLQPDILRPQLFCEQHIILLQEELQATFGNAQTMKELQEAAIQVMALALLLAIAVGAEPRSLISHWIDIAKSNGAQE, encoded by the coding sequence ATGCAAAACACCATACTAAAACTATCCGACGAACTACCACTAACCTGTTCGCGTGCTGGAAATTGCTGCCATGGTAATAAGGTATTGCTCAATCCATGGGAGCTAGCTTGTCTGGCCTACGAAAAGAAAATCAGTGCCAGCGAATTCAGAAACTCTTATACTGAATGGTGTGGCGTACGGTTGTTGTTTAATGGTGCAGTGGGATATAACGGAAAACAGGCTTGTGCCCAGTATGCAGAGGGAACAGGCTGTAGCATTCATATTGCCCGTCCTCTTGCATGTCGTCTTTTCCCGTTGGGACGACAAATTCAAAACGGCGAAACAGTTTATATGCATCAGGGTGGAACGTTTCCTTGTTTGGAAGGATGCAATGAGGTGTTGAATTTACCCTATTGCAGTGTAACTGAATATCTGGTTGGACAACAAACAGAAAGATGGGAAGTGGCTCAGAATACTTATCTGGAGTTAGTGCAACAATTGGCCGATATCGCTTTTGAGTTGCTGTTGGATAGTGGCTTGGCAGCATCAGGCGATAAAAAGACTTTACAACAATGGCGAGTTATGGCGAATGAAACGCCTGAACAATTAGCCGAAAGAATGGGAGAAAAGTGGCTCGATTTATTGACTATCCCCAATTTACAACCCGACATTCTGCGGCCACAACTCTTTTGTGAGCAACATATTATATTGCTTCAGGAAGAGTTGCAAGCCACATTCGGGAATGCTCAAACCATGAAGGAACTTCAGGAAGCTGCGATACAGGTCATGGCACTTGCTTTACTATTGGCTATTGCCGTGGGTGCAGAACCGCGTTCACTGATAAGCCACTGGATAGATATTGCCAAAAGCAATGGAGCACAGGAATAA
- the rny gene encoding ribonuclease Y, with translation MENIIIGLIALIAGAGGTFVLFRFINKRAIQEAAAEAELLKKNKLIEAKEKFIALKVEHEQQVQERNAKIQAVEVRLQQKEMQLNQKQGDVQRKINEVEAQKEHFELQLGTIENKKKELEHLQHQAQAELEAISGLSADQAKERLIEALKEEAKTEAMSYVNDIMEEAKMTANKEAKKIIVQSIQRVATETAIENSVTVFHIESDEIKGRIIGREGRNIRALEAATGVEIIVDDTPEAIVLSAFDPVRREIARLSLHQLVTDGRIHPARIEEVVNKVRKQVEEEIVEIGKRTTIDLGIHGLHPELIRMVGKMKYRSSYGQNLLQHARETANLCATMASELGLNPKKAKRAGLLHDIGKVPDDEPELPHAILGMRLCEKYKEKPDICNAVGAHHDEVEMETLIAPIVQVCDAISGARPGARREIVEAYIKRLNDLENLALSYPGVLKTYAIQAGRELRVIVGADKIDDKETELLSFDIAKKIQDEMTYPGQVKITVIRETRAVSYAK, from the coding sequence ATGGAAAACATAATAATCGGATTGATTGCTTTAATTGCCGGAGCCGGCGGGACATTTGTCCTGTTTCGCTTTATCAATAAACGAGCAATTCAGGAAGCAGCAGCAGAGGCTGAACTGCTCAAGAAAAATAAACTTATAGAAGCTAAAGAAAAATTCATAGCGCTAAAAGTAGAACACGAACAGCAAGTTCAGGAGCGAAATGCCAAAATTCAGGCTGTAGAAGTAAGACTTCAACAAAAAGAAATGCAACTGAACCAAAAGCAAGGCGATGTTCAACGGAAAATAAATGAAGTTGAAGCTCAAAAAGAACACTTTGAGTTACAACTTGGAACTATAGAAAACAAGAAAAAAGAGCTGGAACACCTTCAACACCAAGCACAAGCTGAACTTGAAGCTATCTCCGGTTTATCTGCCGATCAAGCCAAAGAACGATTGATTGAGGCATTGAAAGAAGAAGCTAAAACCGAAGCCATGTCGTATGTAAACGACATCATGGAAGAAGCTAAAATGACAGCCAACAAAGAAGCTAAGAAAATCATTGTTCAAAGTATTCAGCGCGTAGCTACCGAAACGGCTATAGAAAACTCGGTTACCGTATTCCACATTGAATCTGATGAAATAAAAGGACGCATTATTGGTCGTGAAGGACGTAACATCCGCGCCTTGGAAGCTGCCACAGGTGTTGAAATCATTGTTGATGATACCCCCGAAGCTATTGTACTTTCTGCCTTTGATCCTGTTCGTCGCGAGATTGCACGATTATCACTTCACCAGTTAGTAACCGATGGACGCATTCACCCTGCCCGTATCGAAGAAGTAGTAAACAAAGTGCGTAAGCAGGTGGAAGAAGAAATAGTGGAGATAGGAAAACGTACTACTATCGATCTGGGAATCCACGGGTTGCACCCTGAATTGATTCGTATGGTTGGTAAAATGAAATACCGCTCATCGTACGGACAGAATTTACTGCAACATGCTCGTGAAACAGCCAATCTTTGTGCCACTATGGCTTCTGAACTAGGCTTAAATCCTAAAAAGGCTAAAAGAGCAGGACTTTTACACGATATTGGTAAAGTGCCGGATGATGAACCGGAATTGCCACACGCAATACTTGGTATGCGCTTGTGTGAAAAATACAAAGAAAAACCGGACATTTGTAACGCAGTAGGTGCGCACCACGACGAAGTGGAAATGGAAACGCTTATTGCACCGATAGTTCAGGTGTGTGATGCTATCTCAGGAGCGCGTCCGGGAGCACGTCGAGAAATCGTAGAAGCCTATATCAAACGTCTGAATGATTTGGAAAATCTGGCATTGTCTTATCCTGGCGTTTTGAAAACCTATGCTATTCAGGCAGGTCGCGAATTGCGCGTGATTGTGGGTGCTGACAAGATTGACGATAAAGAAACCGAATTATTGTCGTTCGACATAGCAAAGAAAATACAAGACGAAATGACTTATCCGGGTCAGGTAAAAATCACGGTGATCCGTGAAACCCGTGCAGTAAGTTACGCAAAATAG
- a CDS encoding cell division protein ZapA has product MKDDIFLINVQVGGLRLPLRIARKDEELYRKAEKLLVKYLAEYQQKFSQRPTEEILILVAYQLAVLVSKQEFADDIVPLAEKIQALDKELEALLSKE; this is encoded by the coding sequence ATGAAAGACGATATTTTTTTAATAAATGTGCAAGTAGGTGGTTTAAGACTACCTCTACGTATTGCTCGTAAAGACGAGGAATTGTACCGTAAAGCTGAAAAATTACTGGTAAAATACCTTGCTGAATATCAGCAAAAATTCAGCCAAAGACCGACAGAAGAAATTCTCATTTTAGTTGCGTATCAATTAGCTGTTTTGGTATCAAAGCAAGAATTTGCAGATGACATAGTTCCTTTAGCCGAAAAGATTCAAGCTCTTGATAAAGAGTTAGAAGCACTACTATCGAAAGAGTAA
- a CDS encoding SulP family inorganic anion transporter, with protein sequence MNISFQPKLFSTLRNYSKEQFYADLMAGVIVGIVALPLAIAFGIASGVTPEKGLFTAIIAGFIISFFGGSKVQIGGPTGAFIVIVYGIVQQFGVAGLAIATMIAGVMLVLMGIFRLGTVIKFIPYPVVVGFTSGIALTIFATQIKDLFGLHIDKVPGDFIGKWITYSHHFDSINFWALGVGIISIVIIAITPRFSKKIPGSLIAIVLMTLIVYFLKNKFGITGIETIGDRFTIDPSLPRPAAPKIDFAAIQTLLPTAFTIAMLGAIESLLSATVADGVIGDKHHSNTELIAQGIANIVSPIFGGIPATGAIARTMTNINNGGRTPVAGIIHAVVLALILLFLGGLTKHIPMSCLAGVLVIVAYNMSEWRTFKGLLKNTKSEILVLITTFSLTVIFDLTIAIEIGLLMAAVLFIRRISETSSISIFKEKVHEADFIEGSTDTEKLTLPKGVEVYEIEGPFFFGVANKFEETMKTIGDRPKVQIIRMRKVPFMDSTGAHNLQSLIKSAQKDKIHVLLSGVNENVHAVLIKNNIEKLLGSENICSNINAALMRADEIVKNNKI encoded by the coding sequence ATGAATATTTCTTTCCAACCCAAACTATTCAGCACATTAAGGAATTACTCAAAGGAACAATTCTATGCTGATTTAATGGCCGGCGTCATTGTCGGTATAGTGGCACTGCCACTGGCTATTGCTTTCGGAATAGCATCGGGAGTTACCCCTGAAAAAGGTCTATTTACAGCTATAATTGCCGGATTCATTATCTCTTTCTTTGGCGGCAGTAAAGTGCAAATTGGCGGCCCTACCGGAGCTTTTATCGTTATTGTTTACGGCATTGTTCAGCAGTTTGGTGTCGCCGGATTAGCTATTGCCACTATGATAGCCGGGGTTATGTTGGTGCTCATGGGAATATTCAGATTAGGAACCGTAATAAAATTTATTCCATATCCCGTGGTAGTAGGTTTCACCAGCGGTATTGCTCTTACTATTTTTGCCACACAAATAAAAGATCTTTTTGGCTTGCATATAGACAAAGTGCCGGGAGACTTTATTGGCAAATGGATTACCTACTCGCACCATTTCGACAGTATTAACTTTTGGGCACTGGGAGTAGGAATAATCTCTATCGTCATTATCGCTATCACTCCCAGATTTTCAAAAAAAATACCGGGTTCACTTATCGCCATAGTGCTGATGACTTTGATTGTGTATTTTTTGAAAAACAAATTTGGCATTACAGGGATAGAAACCATTGGCGACCGTTTCACGATAGACCCATCACTTCCAAGACCTGCTGCACCTAAAATAGATTTTGCAGCTATCCAGACTTTACTTCCCACAGCATTTACCATAGCCATGCTTGGAGCCATTGAATCGTTGCTATCCGCCACAGTTGCCGATGGTGTAATTGGCGATAAACATCATTCAAACACCGAGCTGATAGCTCAGGGAATTGCCAATATCGTAAGTCCTATCTTTGGCGGAATTCCGGCTACCGGAGCTATAGCACGAACTATGACAAACATCAACAACGGCGGAAGAACCCCAGTAGCAGGCATTATTCATGCTGTTGTCCTGGCTCTGATACTATTATTTTTGGGTGGACTCACCAAGCATATCCCTATGTCCTGTCTGGCTGGTGTATTAGTGATTGTAGCTTATAATATGAGCGAATGGCGCACTTTCAAAGGATTATTGAAGAACACCAAATCTGAAATACTGGTATTAATCACAACTTTCAGTTTGACCGTGATTTTTGATTTGACTATAGCCATCGAAATCGGTTTGCTCATGGCAGCAGTTTTATTCATTCGCCGTATTTCAGAGACTTCATCCATATCCATTTTTAAAGAAAAAGTGCATGAAGCTGATTTTATAGAAGGCAGTACCGACACCGAAAAACTAACATTGCCCAAAGGTGTGGAAGTTTACGAAATTGAAGGTCCATTCTTTTTTGGAGTAGCCAATAAATTTGAAGAAACAATGAAAACCATTGGCGACCGCCCGAAAGTTCAGATTATCAGAATGCGAAAAGTTCCGTTTATGGACTCAACCGGAGCTCATAATCTGCAAAGTTTAATAAAATCGGCACAAAAAGATAAGATTCATGTTTTGTTATCTGGTGTAAACGAAAATGTGCATGCCGTGTTGATAAAAAACAACATAGAAAAACTGTTAGGCTCTGAAAATATATGCAGTAATATCAATGCTGCATTGATGCGCGCCGATGAAATTGTAAAAAATAATAAAATTTGA
- the ispG gene encoding (E)-4-hydroxy-3-methylbut-2-enyl-diphosphate synthase — protein MDQFNYSRRPSDTIQIGKLLLGGNQPVRVQSMANTDTNDVENSVAQCLRIVEAGGEMVRFTTQGVREAESIGKIHEALRDKGCEVPLVADIHFNANAADVAATNVEKVRINPGNYVGSIKIGDTSDYTAEEFELEYQKIRARFIPFLNICKANNTAIRIGVNHGSLSERMMNKYGDTSLGMVESCMEFLKICNEENFSNVVISMKTSNTVMMVHTVRLLVDRMEKEGLHFPLHLGVTEAGDGEDGRIKSAVGIGGLLADGIGDTIRVSLSEEPEAEIPVGRLLVSYVAGRGKQQPIVATEHVLHSRFEYSRRKTHAVGNIGGDNVPVVIAPAKGDFVTVPDYILSEGKVVSANGDQYSIYSPETIEELKKDTADIKFLKLTFGDLTPKVIGLITEKRDIVILLQTQHTNGVGEQRAFFHTLLNAACTVPVVLCRNYTEETLQYLQIKSAADLGVLFIDGFGDGILLENTGAISVEAVNSVAFGILQASRVRVTKTEFISCPGCGRTMFKLQHVIARVKAQTSHLKGLKIGIMGCVVNGPGEMADADYGYVGAGRGKVSLYKKKECLERNIPEDDAVNKLVELIKVNGDWHD, from the coding sequence ATCGATCAATTTAATTATAGTCGTCGTCCGTCGGACACGATTCAGATAGGAAAACTTTTGTTAGGTGGAAATCAGCCTGTGCGTGTACAATCTATGGCTAATACCGACACCAACGATGTTGAAAATTCGGTAGCGCAATGTTTGAGAATAGTAGAAGCCGGTGGTGAGATGGTTCGTTTCACAACTCAAGGCGTTCGTGAAGCGGAGAGTATTGGCAAAATTCACGAAGCTCTCCGTGATAAGGGTTGCGAAGTGCCTTTGGTGGCAGATATACATTTTAATGCCAATGCGGCTGATGTGGCTGCAACTAATGTAGAGAAAGTTCGTATTAATCCGGGTAATTATGTAGGAAGTATCAAGATTGGTGATACTTCAGATTATACTGCTGAGGAATTTGAGCTTGAATATCAGAAGATACGTGCCAGATTTATTCCTTTTCTGAATATCTGCAAAGCGAACAATACAGCCATTCGTATAGGAGTAAATCACGGTTCGTTGAGCGAGAGAATGATGAACAAATACGGAGATACTTCGCTTGGAATGGTGGAGTCTTGTATGGAATTCCTGAAGATATGCAACGAGGAGAACTTTAGTAATGTTGTGATTTCAATGAAAACATCGAACACCGTCATGATGGTGCACACTGTCCGATTGCTTGTTGATAGGATGGAGAAAGAAGGACTTCATTTCCCGTTGCATTTGGGTGTGACCGAGGCCGGCGATGGAGAAGACGGTCGTATTAAATCGGCGGTTGGTATTGGCGGTTTACTGGCCGATGGTATCGGAGATACGATTCGTGTTTCGCTGAGCGAAGAGCCTGAAGCTGAAATTCCTGTAGGACGATTATTGGTTTCGTACGTGGCAGGTAGAGGTAAGCAACAACCCATAGTGGCTACCGAGCATGTTTTGCATTCGCGTTTTGAATACAGCAGAAGAAAAACTCATGCTGTTGGAAATATCGGTGGTGATAATGTGCCGGTGGTAATAGCTCCGGCTAAAGGTGATTTTGTTACTGTGCCGGATTATATCTTGTCAGAGGGTAAAGTAGTAAGTGCCAATGGAGACCAATACTCGATTTATTCGCCCGAAACTATTGAAGAATTAAAAAAAGACACTGCCGATATAAAATTCCTCAAACTTACTTTTGGAGATCTTACTCCTAAAGTTATAGGTCTGATTACTGAAAAGCGCGATATTGTGATTTTGCTTCAAACCCAGCATACAAATGGCGTAGGTGAACAGCGGGCATTTTTTCATACTTTGCTAAATGCAGCATGCACTGTTCCTGTGGTTCTATGCCGAAATTATACCGAGGAAACCTTGCAATATCTTCAGATTAAATCAGCAGCCGATTTAGGTGTGTTGTTTATTGATGGATTTGGCGATGGTATTTTACTCGAAAATACCGGTGCGATTTCTGTTGAAGCTGTCAACTCAGTTGCCTTTGGTATTTTACAGGCTTCGCGGGTGCGCGTTACCAAAACCGAGTTTATTTCTTGCCCGGGTTGCGGACGTACCATGTTTAAGCTACAACACGTAATAGCCCGGGTCAAAGCTCAAACTTCGCATCTGAAAGGATTGAAAATCGGAATCATGGGATGTGTGGTAAATGGACCGGGTGAAATGGCTGATGCAGACTATGGTTACGTAGGTGCGGGGCGTGGAAAAGTTAGTCTTTACAAGAAAAAAGAATGCCTTGAACGCAATATACCCGAAGATGATGCCGTTAATAAATTGGTGGAACTAATAAAAGTAAATGGAGACTGGCATGATTAA
- a CDS encoding glycoside hydrolase family 25 protein produces MPKRLISIIFIITFSLLAVSAKRTHKTHKKHKTIHRVQRVQQPTITLNDINPLENVWGIDVSHYQSDIDWEMLGKQKPNFMFIKASEGINNQDTKYLTNYSEARKRRILVGSYHFFSFKSGGKEQANNFLSVAQHKDSDLLPVLDVEFRKKMPKKDFVVTELTNFINTIYEKLGHYPIVYCNYRFYKLYLQENLNEKCKLWIVNYQEKPTCDWAFWQTTDHLKLEGIRGYVDLNMFNGPIASLHEMLYRTTNNKLKF; encoded by the coding sequence ATGCCAAAACGCCTAATTTCAATAATTTTCATCATAACATTCTCACTTCTTGCTGTATCTGCCAAAAGGACACATAAAACCCACAAGAAGCATAAGACAATTCACAGAGTTCAGCGAGTGCAACAACCCACCATTACGCTCAACGACATAAACCCGCTGGAAAACGTTTGGGGAATAGACGTTTCGCATTATCAAAGCGACATTGACTGGGAAATGCTCGGAAAACAAAAACCGAACTTCATGTTTATCAAAGCTTCCGAAGGCATTAATAATCAAGACACAAAATACCTGACAAACTATTCGGAAGCCAGAAAACGTAGAATTTTGGTTGGATCATACCACTTCTTTTCTTTCAAAAGTGGAGGAAAGGAGCAGGCAAATAACTTTTTGTCGGTAGCGCAACACAAAGACAGCGATTTATTGCCGGTTTTGGATGTTGAATTCAGAAAAAAAATGCCTAAAAAGGATTTTGTAGTCACCGAACTGACGAATTTCATCAACACTATCTACGAAAAGCTTGGTCATTATCCGATTGTATATTGCAACTACAGGTTCTATAAGCTTTATTTGCAGGAAAATCTAAATGAGAAATGTAAACTGTGGATTGTAAACTATCAAGAAAAACCAACCTGTGACTGGGCATTCTGGCAAACTACAGATCATCTCAAACTCGAAGGTATCCGTGGATATGTTGATCTGAATATGTTTAATGGACCTATAGCAAGTCTGCACGAAATGCTGTACCGCACAACCAATAACAAGCTTAAGTTTTAG
- the alaS gene encoding alanine--tRNA ligase translates to MTSQEIRQSFLDFFASKGHKIVPSAPMVIKDDPTLMFTNAGMNQFKNIILGNDPIKYSRVADSQKCLRVSGKHNDLEEVGHDTYHHTMFEMLGNWSFGDYFKKEAIEWAWEYLTEVLKLDKDRLYVTVFEGYAPEGLERDDEAAAIWAQFLPEHRIINGNKKDNFWEMGDTGPCGPCSEIHIDIRDNDERAKIDGLTLVNGSHPQVIEIWNNVFMQYNRKADGSLEGLPAKVIDTGMGFERLCMAMQGVQSNYDTDVFTPIIAEIGRVCGAEYGKDEKVDIAMRVIADHIRTIAFSITDGQLPSNAKAGYVIRRILRRAVRYGYTFLGQRHAFMYKLITVLSENMGKAYPELLSQKTLIEKVIKEEEESFLRTLETGIKLLDKVMADSKAAAKTEIEGKVAFTLYDTFGFPLDLTELILRENNFTVNIDEFNSEMQKQKERARNAAATETGDWVTVREGDSEFVGYDFNEADTEILRYRKVKQKNQEYYQIVLSKTPFYAEMGGQVGDCGTLKSDHGSIDIIDTKKENNLAVHIANKLPEDVTETFTATIDIEKRKATECNHSATHLLHEALREVLGTHVEQKGSFVSPDALRFDFSHFQKLTKEEIRAVEAIANRKIRENYPLQERRETPIAEAQAMGAMALFGEKYGETVRVIQFGSSVELCGGTHVSATGNIGLVRVVAESSIAAGIRRIEAITGKAVEELLDKQQETIGEAKELLNNAPDVISAIRRLSEESADLKKQVEAFVHEKIMSLRDKLLAEATIVKGFKVIQYEGSLTADQTKTLAFQIRNVQAEKLFFVAGCVADGKPSLTVLLSDDLVAGGLNATNIAREAAKEIQGGGGGQPFFASAGGKNLAGIQKAIAKALEAL, encoded by the coding sequence ATGACTTCACAAGAAATTCGTCAATCTTTTCTCGATTTTTTTGCATCGAAAGGGCACAAAATTGTTCCGTCGGCACCCATGGTAATCAAAGATGATCCTACCCTGATGTTCACCAACGCCGGAATGAACCAATTCAAAAACATTATTCTGGGTAATGATCCCATCAAATATTCGCGGGTTGCAGACTCGCAAAAATGCCTTCGCGTAAGCGGCAAGCACAACGATTTGGAAGAAGTAGGGCATGATACCTATCACCACACCATGTTCGAAATGTTGGGCAACTGGTCGTTTGGCGATTATTTCAAAAAAGAAGCTATTGAATGGGCCTGGGAGTATCTGACAGAAGTACTTAAATTGGACAAAGACCGCCTTTACGTAACCGTTTTCGAAGGCTACGCCCCCGAAGGATTGGAGCGTGACGACGAAGCCGCTGCCATCTGGGCTCAGTTTTTGCCAGAACATCGTATTATCAACGGAAACAAAAAAGATAATTTTTGGGAAATGGGCGACACAGGCCCTTGTGGCCCTTGCTCCGAAATACATATCGATATCCGCGACAACGATGAGCGCGCTAAAATTGACGGACTGACACTCGTAAACGGAAGTCACCCACAAGTAATTGAGATTTGGAACAACGTGTTCATGCAATACAACCGCAAAGCCGACGGCTCGCTCGAAGGACTTCCTGCCAAGGTAATCGATACCGGCATGGGCTTCGAACGTTTGTGTATGGCTATGCAGGGCGTACAATCGAACTACGACACCGATGTTTTCACGCCTATCATTGCCGAAATTGGCCGCGTGTGTGGTGCCGAATATGGCAAAGACGAAAAAGTGGATATCGCCATGCGCGTTATTGCCGATCATATCCGTACCATCGCGTTTTCTATTACCGACGGCCAATTGCCTTCGAACGCCAAAGCCGGTTATGTAATCCGTCGTATCTTGCGCCGTGCAGTTCGTTACGGTTATACTTTCCTCGGTCAACGTCATGCTTTCATGTACAAACTGATTACCGTGTTGAGCGAAAACATGGGCAAAGCATATCCGGAACTGCTTTCGCAAAAAACGCTGATTGAAAAAGTAATCAAAGAAGAAGAGGAATCGTTCCTGCGCACACTGGAAACCGGTATTAAATTGCTCGACAAGGTAATGGCCGACTCGAAAGCTGCTGCTAAAACTGAAATTGAAGGCAAAGTCGCCTTTACTTTATACGACACATTCGGATTCCCATTGGATTTGACAGAATTGATATTACGTGAAAATAACTTCACAGTAAATATCGACGAGTTCAACTCCGAAATGCAAAAACAAAAAGAACGTGCCCGCAATGCTGCCGCTACCGAAACAGGCGACTGGGTAACCGTTCGCGAAGGTGACAGCGAATTTGTAGGATATGACTTCAACGAAGCTGATACAGAAATTCTGCGTTATCGCAAAGTAAAACAGAAAAATCAGGAGTATTACCAGATCGTTCTCTCAAAAACGCCTTTCTATGCCGAAATGGGTGGTCAGGTTGGTGACTGCGGTACATTGAAATCGGATCATGGCAGTATTGATATTATCGATACCAAAAAAGAAAATAACCTGGCGGTACACATTGCCAATAAGCTGCCGGAAGATGTAACCGAAACATTTACAGCTACCATCGATATTGAGAAACGGAAAGCTACGGAATGCAATCACTCTGCCACACACTTGCTGCACGAGGCATTGCGCGAAGTACTGGGTACACATGTAGAACAAAAAGGTTCGTTTGTAAGCCCCGATGCATTACGTTTCGACTTCTCGCACTTCCAAAAACTAACAAAAGAAGAAATTCGTGCGGTAGAAGCTATTGCCAATCGTAAGATTCGCGAAAACTATCCATTGCAGGAACGTCGCGAAACACCGATAGCTGAAGCACAGGCTATGGGTGCTATGGCACTTTTTGGTGAAAAATACGGTGAAACAGTTCGTGTTATTCAGTTTGGAAGCTCAGTGGAACTCTGTGGAGGAACACACGTAAGTGCCACCGGAAATATCGGATTGGTACGTGTAGTGGCCGAAAGCTCTATCGCAGCCGGTATCCGACGTATCGAAGCTATTACGGGAAAAGCTGTAGAAGAATTGTTAGACAAACAACAGGAAACTATTGGCGAAGCCAAAGAACTACTGAACAATGCGCCTGATGTGATTTCAGCCATTCGCCGGTTGAGCGAAGAAAGTGCCGATCTGAAAAAACAGGTAGAAGCATTTGTTCATGAAAAAATCATGAGCCTGCGCGATAAATTACTGGCTGAAGCAACAATTGTAAAAGGCTTTAAAGTGATTCAATACGAAGGAAGTCTTACTGCCGATCAGACCAAGACGCTGGCATTCCAGATACGAAATGTGCAAGCAGAAAAACTATTTTTTGTAGCCGGATGCGTGGCCGATGGCAAACCATCGCTGACCGTATTACTGAGCGACGACCTTGTTGCCGGCGGACTGAATGCTACCAACATTGCCCGCGAAGCTGCCAAAGAAATTCAGGGCGGCGGCGGCGGACAACCTTTCTTTGCTTCGGCAGGAGGTAAAAATCTGGCAGGCATTCAAAAAGCAATTGCAAAAGCACTGGAAGCACTATAA